One segment of Anopheles stephensi strain Indian chromosome 3, UCI_ANSTEP_V1.0, whole genome shotgun sequence DNA contains the following:
- the LOC118512191 gene encoding uncharacterized protein LOC118512191 isoform X1, whose protein sequence is MAQYRNNERKKVYSDELNRSIVRLLVENIDTFCNEMERWEKVAEDLLLETNENIPWSQLRNHYRQQIVCHLREYLTDQHTINLLQYPFLETVYKFRVLFEYTALVQKDPAIVARNKLLVKYALDPRYDEQVVKVFKRYSMPGMPNRVWINVNDPAYELAVRWQTFLLKLPNVRNRITVRMCIGSWIAMLPDYCQQSKEQQPASPEAGDDSLTEDPSASSSAILLDDVRVRIEDCTAPMQATFSASHLLSMESTQFNAVLEEMERIHHEADPIVQELRDDEIVMDGNAEPPAALEHQQAPPSNVRCYVPDSVFESDSEDDGADEAEDPHEMAVQQQHQEVPSSSVAPRTRCYVPDNVFESDSEEEVADEAEERQEVPIQQQQQQEVPPSNVAPRTRCYVPDSVFESDSEEDVADEDEERHEMSVQPQQQQQQQQPSQAPPSNEFRHHIPDSVDSEQEPHEEQNEIQRSSTSSDTDSVTTVIFNYGSTIWISDNSGDQLQQAAELGLAADLRDVDDGMLPATATVLFEPAEGDLPANVQTVPSVEKPQLDPARDTPEPSIPPVVRQPNHLDREHLSHLDLVFGPHLRRKRHVYDALRVWVPCLFAKSMPCEEAQVSFDTKLSLLRLLATDINVILSPTASIATVAPIMCRILYGVYDGL, encoded by the exons ATGGCTCAATACAG GAAcaatgaaaggaaaaaggtGTACTCGGATGAGTTGAACAGATCGATTGTGCGCTTGCTGGTGGAGAATATCGACACGTTCTGCAACGAGATGGAGCGGTGGGAAAAAGTGGCCGAAGATTTGCTG TTGGAGACCAATGAGAACATTCCGTGGAGTCAGCTGCGAAACCATTACCGGCAGCAGATAGTGTGCCACCTGAGGGAGTACCTGACGGACCAGCACACCATTAACCTGCTGCAGTACCCGTTCCTAGAGACGGTGTACAAATTCCGCGTCTTGTTCGAGTACACAGCGCTGGTGCAAAAAGATCCGGCGATCGTGGCACGCAACAAGCTGCTAGTAAAGTACGCGCTAGATCCACGGTACGACGAGCAGGTGGTCAAAGTGTTCAAGCGCTACAGCATGCCGGGAATGCCGAATCGAGTGTGGATCAATGTGAACGATCCAGCGTACGAGTTGGCGGTTCGATGGCAAACGTTTCTGCTCAAACTGCCGAACGTTCGAAATCGTATCACGGTCCGAATGTGCATCGGTTCGTGGATCGCTATGCTGCCAGATTACTGCCAACAGTCGAAGGAGCAGCAACCAGCATCACCAGAAGCCGGTGACGATTCATTAACGGAGGACCCATCAGCGTCATCGTCGGCCATACTGCTGGATGACGTTCGCGTGCGAATAGAG GACTGTACCGCTCCGATGCAAGCCACCTTCTCGGCGTCACATCTGTTAAGCATGGAATCGACGCAGTTTAATGCAGTGCTAGAGGAGATGGAACGAATTCACCACGAG GCCGATCCAATCGTCCAAGAGTTACGGGACGATGAAATCGTAATGGATGGTAACGCCGAACCGCCAGCG GCCCTTGAGCACCAACAAGCCCCGCCGTCGAATGTGCGATGCTACGTGCCCGAT AGCGTGTTTGAGTCGGACTCGGAAGACGATGGAGCAGATGAAGCAGAAGATCCACACGAAATG gctgttcagcagcagcaccaggagGTTCCTTCATCGAGCGTAGCTCCACGGACCCGATGCTACGTGCCCGAC AACGTGTTTGAGTCGGACTCGGAAGAAGAGGTAGCAGATGAGGCCGAAGAGCGGCAAGAAGTG cctattcagcagcagcagcagcaggaggtACCTCCATCGAACGTAGCTCCACGGACCCGATGCTATGTGCCCGAT AGCGTGTTTGAGTCGGACTCGGAAGAAGATGTAGCAGATGAGGACGAAGAGCGGCATGAAATG tcTGTTcagccacagcaacagcagcagcaacagcagccgtCGCAAGCACCTCCATCGAACGAGTTTCGCCACCACATACCGGAT AGCGTGGATTCCGAACAAGAGCCACATGAAGAGCAGAATGAAATC CAGAGGTCTAGCACGTCCAGCGACACGGATTCCGTTACAACTGTGATATTCAACTACGGGTCCACGATTTGGATT TCAGACAACTCAGGTGATCAGCTGCAGCAGGCAGCTGAACTAGGACTAGCAGCAGACTTGCGGGACGTGGACGATGGAATGCTACCAGCCACAGCCACAGTCTTATTCGAACCCGCGGAAGGAGACCTGCCGGCCAATGTTCAAACCGTACCATCTGTTGAGAAACCCCAACTCGACCCAGCCCGAGACACGCCGGAACCGTCCATTCCACCTGTTGTACGGCAGCCAAATCATCTAGACAGGGAACACCTCTCTCACCTTGATTTGGTGTTCGGTCCTCATCTCCGAAGGAAACGTCACGTTTACGATGCTCTGCGGGTTTGGGTGCCATGTTTGTTTGCCAAATCGATGCCCTGCGAGGAAGCGCAAGTGTCGTTCGATACCAAACTGTCGCTGCTACGGTTGCTTGCGACGGATATCAATGTAATTCTTAGCCCGACGGCTTCAATCGCTACCGTGGCGCCAATTATGTGCCGCATCTTGTATGGTGTTTACGATGGTTTGTAG
- the LOC118512191 gene encoding uncharacterized protein LOC118512191 isoform X2 — MAQYRNNERKKVYSDELNRSIVRLLVENIDTFCNEMERWEKVAEDLLLETNENIPWSQLRNHYRQQIVCHLREYLTDQHTINLLQYPFLETVYKFRVLFEYTALVQKDPAIVARNKLLVKYALDPRYDEQVVKVFKRYSMPGMPNRVWINVNDPAYELAVRWQTFLLKLPNVRNRITVRMCIGSWIAMLPDYCQQSKEQQPASPEAGDDSLTEDPSASSSAILLDDVRVRIEDCTAPMQATFSASHLLSMESTQFNAVLEEMERIHHEADPIVQELRDDEIVMDGNAEPPAALEHQQAPPSNVRCYVPDSVFESDSEDDGADEAEDPHEMAVQQQHQEVPSSSVAPRTRCYVPDNVFESDSEEEVADEAEERQEVPIQQQQQQEVPPSNVAPRTRCYVPDSVFESDSEEDVADEDEERHEMSVQPQQQQQQQQPSQAPPSNEFRHHIPDSVDSEQEPHEEQNEIRSSTSSDTDSVTTVIFNYGSTIWISDNSGDQLQQAAELGLAADLRDVDDGMLPATATVLFEPAEGDLPANVQTVPSVEKPQLDPARDTPEPSIPPVVRQPNHLDREHLSHLDLVFGPHLRRKRHVYDALRVWVPCLFAKSMPCEEAQVSFDTKLSLLRLLATDINVILSPTASIATVAPIMCRILYGVYDGL; from the exons ATGGCTCAATACAG GAAcaatgaaaggaaaaaggtGTACTCGGATGAGTTGAACAGATCGATTGTGCGCTTGCTGGTGGAGAATATCGACACGTTCTGCAACGAGATGGAGCGGTGGGAAAAAGTGGCCGAAGATTTGCTG TTGGAGACCAATGAGAACATTCCGTGGAGTCAGCTGCGAAACCATTACCGGCAGCAGATAGTGTGCCACCTGAGGGAGTACCTGACGGACCAGCACACCATTAACCTGCTGCAGTACCCGTTCCTAGAGACGGTGTACAAATTCCGCGTCTTGTTCGAGTACACAGCGCTGGTGCAAAAAGATCCGGCGATCGTGGCACGCAACAAGCTGCTAGTAAAGTACGCGCTAGATCCACGGTACGACGAGCAGGTGGTCAAAGTGTTCAAGCGCTACAGCATGCCGGGAATGCCGAATCGAGTGTGGATCAATGTGAACGATCCAGCGTACGAGTTGGCGGTTCGATGGCAAACGTTTCTGCTCAAACTGCCGAACGTTCGAAATCGTATCACGGTCCGAATGTGCATCGGTTCGTGGATCGCTATGCTGCCAGATTACTGCCAACAGTCGAAGGAGCAGCAACCAGCATCACCAGAAGCCGGTGACGATTCATTAACGGAGGACCCATCAGCGTCATCGTCGGCCATACTGCTGGATGACGTTCGCGTGCGAATAGAG GACTGTACCGCTCCGATGCAAGCCACCTTCTCGGCGTCACATCTGTTAAGCATGGAATCGACGCAGTTTAATGCAGTGCTAGAGGAGATGGAACGAATTCACCACGAG GCCGATCCAATCGTCCAAGAGTTACGGGACGATGAAATCGTAATGGATGGTAACGCCGAACCGCCAGCG GCCCTTGAGCACCAACAAGCCCCGCCGTCGAATGTGCGATGCTACGTGCCCGAT AGCGTGTTTGAGTCGGACTCGGAAGACGATGGAGCAGATGAAGCAGAAGATCCACACGAAATG gctgttcagcagcagcaccaggagGTTCCTTCATCGAGCGTAGCTCCACGGACCCGATGCTACGTGCCCGAC AACGTGTTTGAGTCGGACTCGGAAGAAGAGGTAGCAGATGAGGCCGAAGAGCGGCAAGAAGTG cctattcagcagcagcagcagcaggaggtACCTCCATCGAACGTAGCTCCACGGACCCGATGCTATGTGCCCGAT AGCGTGTTTGAGTCGGACTCGGAAGAAGATGTAGCAGATGAGGACGAAGAGCGGCATGAAATG tcTGTTcagccacagcaacagcagcagcaacagcagccgtCGCAAGCACCTCCATCGAACGAGTTTCGCCACCACATACCGGAT AGCGTGGATTCCGAACAAGAGCCACATGAAGAGCAGAATGAAATC AGGTCTAGCACGTCCAGCGACACGGATTCCGTTACAACTGTGATATTCAACTACGGGTCCACGATTTGGATT TCAGACAACTCAGGTGATCAGCTGCAGCAGGCAGCTGAACTAGGACTAGCAGCAGACTTGCGGGACGTGGACGATGGAATGCTACCAGCCACAGCCACAGTCTTATTCGAACCCGCGGAAGGAGACCTGCCGGCCAATGTTCAAACCGTACCATCTGTTGAGAAACCCCAACTCGACCCAGCCCGAGACACGCCGGAACCGTCCATTCCACCTGTTGTACGGCAGCCAAATCATCTAGACAGGGAACACCTCTCTCACCTTGATTTGGTGTTCGGTCCTCATCTCCGAAGGAAACGTCACGTTTACGATGCTCTGCGGGTTTGGGTGCCATGTTTGTTTGCCAAATCGATGCCCTGCGAGGAAGCGCAAGTGTCGTTCGATACCAAACTGTCGCTGCTACGGTTGCTTGCGACGGATATCAATGTAATTCTTAGCCCGACGGCTTCAATCGCTACCGTGGCGCCAATTATGTGCCGCATCTTGTATGGTGTTTACGATGGTTTGTAG